The nucleotide window TTTAATGCCGGTTATTATACTGCTTCAGCAAATTGTAAAAATATCAATAATGAGATATCACAACTGGAGTTTGATTCAGTCAAAATTGAATCAGTTCTTGCGCTTTCATTTGGTCGATTTGATGCTGCAAACCAAAATAAACTTAAGCAAAACAATGAATTATATAGTGATTATAATTCATATTTTGGAGATTGTCTATTGGGAGAAAAAGATCATCCATTTTGTGATAGAGCATATAATAATTACGTAAGCGGTTATCAAAAGCAAAAGAATTATATAGATAGCAATAGTTATGATTTAAATGCTTTTGAGAGTGGCTTTAATAGCTATAAATGCGAATTAAATCCCAATATTATTTTGAGGACAATGGCAGGTGCTAACCAAAGATAAAATAATTACGTGTCGAGAAAAACTGCAAATTTTCAATATGATAGCAAGAATGATAATAACATATTAACAAAAGTTTTTAGAAATTTCCTATAAAGTATAAAGAGTATTTGATGACAATATTTACTGAAACAGATTTAGAACAAGCTACCCTAGAATGGCTGGAAGAGCTGGGGGTTAACACGGCAAATGGTAGTGATTTAGCCCCAGAAGGCACATATCCAGAACGAAAATCGTATAGCGATATTGTTTTGCTTGATAGGCTGCGTGCTACATTGGTTACATTGAATCCACATTTACCAGCTGATAGTATCGATGATGCAATCCGTCAGATTACGACACCAGTTTCACCAAGTTTGATAGTTAATAATCAAGCTTTTCACAAACTAATCACTGATGGCATTGATGTTGCTATTCGTGAAGACTCTGGTACTATTCGCTATGATAAAGCAGCTCTATTTGATTTTAATAACCCACAAAATAATGACTGGTTGGCAGTAAATCAATTTACCGTAATTGAAGGCAAAAATGAGAAGCGTCCAGATATTATTATTTTTGTTAATGGCTTACCCTTAGTCGTTATCGAACTAAAAAGCTCTTCTAATGAATCGGTAGGAATCAGTGAGGCATATAACCAGCTGCAAACTTACAAGGAAACTATTCCATCTTTATTTCACTATAACTGCGCGCTAATTATTAGTGATGGCATAAATGCACGAATTGGTGCATTGACCGCCAGTTATGAACGGTTTATGTTGTGGCGAACTATTGATGGTATCGAAGTTGCTCCATTATCTATTCCACAGTTAGAGGTATTATTACGTGGAATTTTTACTAAAGAGATATTTTTAGACTTAATCAAAAATTTCATTTTATTTCAATCTGATGGTGATAACACCTATAAGATTCTGGCAGGCTATCATCAATTCCATGCAGTAAATAAAGCCCTCAAATCAACAATCAGTGCTGCAAGTATTGGTGGAGACCAGCGAGCTGGAGTAATTTGGCATACTCAAGGATCAGGTAAAAGTTTATCCATGGCTTTTTATGCAGGTAAATTAATTGCCAGCCGGGAATTAAAAAACCCTACCATTGTAGTAATTACTGATCGTAATGATTTAGATGATCAACTCTATGCTACTTTTGTTAAATCCAAAGATATTTTGCGGCAATCTCCAGAGCAGGCAAGTAATCGTGCTGAATTAAGGTGCTTATTAAATCGTGAATCAGGGGGAGTAATTTTTACCACCATTCATAAATTTAGCCCCACAGAGGATAACGATACTATGCCTATTTTGACTAATCGGCATAATGTTATCGTGATTGTAGATGAAGCACACCGCAGTCAGTATGGCTTCAGTGCTGAAATAACTAATGGAAAAAATCCAGCAGCAGTTAAATATGGTTATGCTAAATATATGCGTGACAGCCTGCCTAATGCTTCATATATCGGATTTACTGGTACACCAATAGAATTAAGCGATAAAAATACTCAGGCAGTATTTGGTGATTACATTGATATCTATGATATGACCAGAGCCGTTGAGGATGGAACTACTGTCAGAATTTATTATGAAAGTCGGATTGCTAAATTAGAGCTGCCTGACAAGGTAAAAGAATTACTTGATGAAGAATACGATGAAATAACTGAATATCAGGAACAAAGTCAAAGAGAACAATTAAAATCTAAATGGTCGCGCTTAGAAGCAATCGTTGGAGCTGAAAGCAGGATTAAACTTGTTGCTCGTGATTTAGTTGAGCATTGGGAAGAGCGTCAAGCTTCACAGGAATCAATCCCCGGTAAGGCAATGATTGTTGCAATGTCGCGCCGTATTGCTATTGCCCTATATAATGAGATTATCAGATTACGCCCTGATTGGCATAGCGATGATCTTAATAAGGGCGCTATAAAAGTTGTTATGACGGGTAGTTCAGCAGATGATCCAAGTTGGCAAAAGTATATTGGTACCAAACAAACTCGTGACACTATTGCAAACCGCATGAAAAATAATGATGATGAGCTTAAAATAGTTATAGTCCGTGACATGTGGTTGACAGGTTTTGATGTACCCAGCATGAATACAATCTACGTTGATAAGCCAATGAGCGGTCATAACCTGATGCAGGCTATTGCTCGGGTTAATCGGGTATTTAAGGACAAACAAGGTGGCTTAGTAGTTGATTATATTGGAATCGCTGAAAATTTAAAGCAAGCATTAAGTAATTATACTGAAAACGATCGCAACACAGCCGGAATTGATACTAGTGTCGCCAGTGATTTATTAATTGAAAAACTGGATTTAATTCATGAACTCTTGCATGGATGTGATTATAATGGATTTAGATCAGATAAAGCCACAGTAAGAATGCAATCTATCGTTGCAACGGTGGATTATGTTATTAGCTTACGTGATGAACGTAAGAAGGATTATCTAAAGTTGGTCACTGAATTGGCTAAAGCATTTTCTTTATGTGCGACAACTGATATTGCGGCTAAACATAACTTGGAGGTTGGTTTTCATAAAGCGGTCAAAGCCGGTATAATCAAAATGATTCCTGAAGCTGATAAGAAAAAGACTGGTGCACAACTTGATGCACAAATCAACCAGCTAATTTCCAAATCACTGGTTTCAAATGAAGTCGTTGATATTCTTGGTGCTGTCGGACTAGATAAGCAAAATATAGCAATTCTTTCTGATGAATTTCTTGAAGAAGTCCGCCGTATGCCGCATAAAAATCTGGCAGTTGAGCTTCTGAATAAATTACTAGCTGGAAAAGTAAAAAATATTGCCCGAAAAAACCTGATTCAATCAAAACGATTCTCCGAAAAGCTAGAATCCTCAATAAAAAAATACCAAAATCGTACTATTGAAACCACTCAGGTTATTCTTGAGTTAATTGAACTAGCTAAACAAATAAATGAGGGAATTAATAAAGGTAGTGAAACTGGTTTAACCGATGATGAAATAGCTTTCTATGATGCATTAGCTGATAATCAATCTGCTTCAGAAGTGCTTGGTGATGATACATTACGACAGATAGCTAAGGAGCTAACCCGAGCAATCAAGAATGAGATGAGTGTAGATTGGTGGATTCGTGAAAGTGTTCAAGCTAAAATGCGGCAAGTAGTTCGTAGATTATTGGCAAAATATGGCTATCCGCCGGATAAAAGTAGGCTTGCTGTTGAACAGGTCATGCAGCAAGCCCGTGCAATGTGTGAGGAGTTGTAAATCTTAGCCTATTCTCTTTATTGGAATACTTTTAAACTGGCGAACTTTATTTTCGTTACAACCGCTACTACAACTAGAGCAACCATTACTAGAACAACCGCCTGATGATTTTCTAAAAGTCTTATAAAGAAAAACTGATGCAAGAGCAACTATTATTCCCATGCTACAAAAATCAATTAAATTACCCATATCTTCCTCCAAATTCTAATGTATAAAGTGTTGTGCCAAATTAAATACTACCAATGACATTAAATAAGCAAGCATCATCTGGTAAATAAACATGATTGTTGGCCATTGCCATGAGTTAGTCTCACGCTTAGCAACTGCCAGAGTTGAAATACATTGCGGAGCAAATACATACCAAGTAATAAGCGATAACGCTGTTGGTAACGTCCATGCATGTTGTAATACAACAGTCAAACTTTCACGAATTGCATCATCATTGGCACCACTTAAAGCAAAAATAGTCGCAAGCACAGACACAGCAACTTCACGCGCAGCCATACCCGGAATCAGAGCAACAACAATTTGCCAGTTAAATCCGATTGGTCTAAATAATGGCTCTAAAAATTTACCAACAATACCAGCAACACTATAATCGATTGCCGGACCTGTCGCATGCTCTGGTGGTAAAGGAAATGAAGATAAAAACCAGATAACAATCATTACGGACAAAATTATTGTACCTGCCCGACGAAGAAAAGATTTAGCTGGCTTGATTAACTCCAGAATAACATTATACAAATTTGGTGCCTTATAGCTTGGCAACTCAAGAATCAATGGCTGACGATCTCCCTTAAAGAAAAACGTCTTGAAGATAAATGCCATTATCAGTCCAAAAATAATACCTGCGGCAAAAAGGGCAAACATCACCAAGCCCTGTAAATTAGCAAAACCCCAGACTGTTTTAACTGGAATAAAAGCACTGATCAGCAAGGTATATACGGGAAGTCTGGCTGAACATGTCATCAGTGGCGCAATAAGAATAGTTACTAACCTATCCTTACGATTCTCGATTGTTCTCGTTGCCATAATACCAGGAATGGCACAGGCAAAACTAGAAAGAAGAGGGATAAAAGCACGCCCATGTAGCCCTACTCCACCCATCAACTTGTCCATAAGAAACGCAGCACGCGCCATATAGCCCGTATCTTCAAGTAAAATTATAAATAAGGAAATTGTAAGTATTTGCGGTAGAAAAACTATCACCGACCCAACACCCGCAACAATTCCATTAGCAATCAAGCTGACAAGAAAACTATTAGGGTTGAGTGCTGCCACATACGCCTGCAAGCTATCAAACATATCCTGCAACCACCCTTGTGGAATTGTAGCCCAACTAAATACAGCCTGAAACATACAAAATAGAATTGCGAGAAGGATAAATAGCCCTAAAACAGGATGAAGAAATAATTTATCAAGTCTGGCAGACCACAATGATGGCATGCCCTTACGTTTTTCTATTGCTTTTATTATCGAATGAACTTCTTTATGATACTCTCTCACCATTTCACGATCAGGTTCCTGCCATTTATTAGCAGTAACTTCTAGTTGATTATATCTATCAACTTCAGCAACAAGATCAGTCACTCCGGATTTCTTTATGGCACAGGTAGGAATTACCGGGCAATTTAATAAGCTGGATAACTTCTCGACATCATATTCAAAGCCACGTAATTTTGCAAGATCTATCATATTGAGAGCAATTACCACTGGTATCCCAGTTTGTTTTAGCTCAAGCACAAGCCGTAAACTACCAGATAGATTGGTTGCATCAACAACAGCCATTATTAGATCAATAGAATTTTCTTCTTTAAACTGATTAAATACTACATCACGGGTAACTCTTTCATCCGGGCTTCGCGAACGTAAGCTATATGTTCCAGGTAAATCAACCAGCGTTACCAAGGTATTATTCGGCGTTTTAAAATAGCCGTGTTTTTTCTCCACTGTAACGCCAGAGTAATTTGCCACTTTCTGGCGACTACCCGTTAAGGCATTAAAAAGAGCTGTTTTTCCACAATTAGGTTTACCTACCAGTGCAATTCTCAGATGTTTGCTATTTTCAAGATTTATTTCACTGTTTGTATTAGCTGCTATACTCATATTTATTTAGTTTCTAACTGGTTAACCAAAATAATCTCTGCTTCATTCCTGCGAATAGCAACAGTTATTTCACCATCATTTAGCTGCAATGCTATTGGATCTTTTTTTATCAATCCAAAATGCATAACCTTGATGCGCACACCCTCAATAATCCCAATCTCAAGCAGTCGGCGCTCAAGCTCACCTGCTTCAAGTTCAACATTATGTGGCAATAATGCCTCATCAATTTTTTCCACCACCCCAGACATCCCTACCTTTAGTTTTGCCAGAGATATTAATTTATTATCCATAGTAAATAGCCATAATAACTGTATTTTATATAGGGACAATTATACATGAGAATGATTCGCAAATGCAACTATTTTTTAAACTTTCTAATAATAAAAACATAAAGAATAACAGCAATCAATCATTCGTTATATAGTAGCATCTTCAGAATAAAAGAAAATGATACTTGTATTAAACCATAACTAACGAATTATTGAAAAAATGACTAACACCAGATTTATGTTAAAATCTGATACTTAATAATAATGCCAAGAAATAGAGAATATGCTCCTAACAGATCCAGTTGCAATACTAGCTGAACTCATAAAGATGCCATCAGTAACACCAAACCAAGCTGGGACAATTGATTACATTGAAGAAATCATCCAAAAAATTGGTGGAGATATAAAAAGAGTTGATTCAAATGATACCACCAATCTATTAGCAACAATAGGAACAGGCAAAAAAATTCTGGCATTTGCTGGACACGTTGACGTAGTTCCTAGTGGTAGTCATGATAAATGGCTTAATGGTAGTCCTTTTGAATTACAAAGACATAATGATGAGCTCATTGGGCGCGGAGTAGTTGATATGAAAGGGGCTATCGCTGCTTTTCTTTCAGCCCTGATTGAATTCAATAATAAAGCAGCTCCTGAAGATTATCAAATAATGCTGATCATAACTTCTGATGAAGAAGGTCCTGCTACTGACGGCACTATCAAGATCGTCAAAAAACTGCAACAAGAAAAAGTTCAACTAGATTATTGTATAATTGGTGAACCAACAAGTAGCAAAGTATTTGGAGATACAATTAAAGTTGGTAGAAGAGGCTCACTAACTGGCGAATTAACAATTTTTGGTAAACAAGGGCATATCGCCTATCCTGATTTATGTATAAATCCGATTCACAAATCATTGGCAGCACTTAATGAATTGGTTCAAATTAAATGGGACGAAGGAAATCAACATTTCCCGCCAACTTCTCTTCAGTTTGCCAATCTAAATGCTGGCTTAGGTGTAACAAATGTAATACCTGGTCAATTAACTACCAATTTTAATTTCCGCTATAATACGGTTCATAACTCAGACTCTTTGATAAAACAAACGGAAAGCATACTAAATAAATACCAGCTCCAATATACAATTAACTGGAAGCATTCAGCTAAACCATTTCTGACAAAAGTTGCTGGACTAGTCGATATAGCGACTGAAGCAATTAGAGAAGTATGCAAGATTACCCCGGAACTAAAAACCGATGGTGGGACATCAGATGGAAGATTTTTAATTGATGTCAGCAATGAGTTAATTGAAATTGGTTTACTTAATGCAACAGCACATCAAATTAACGAAACAACTACTGTTAGTGATTTAACCCAGTTAACAGCAGTATATAATAGCATTTTACATAAGGCTTTTTATGGCTAAAAAAACTGTAACTGCGAGCAAACTCAATATTGACCGTACGATGGTTGATAAAGATGCGTTAACAGTAATCGAAAAACTTCAGAGTAATGGTTTTGCAGCCTATATTGTTGGTGGTGGCATCCGCGATTTACTGCTAGGAAAAAAACCCAAGGATTATGATATTGTAACCGATGCTGAACCCGAGAAAATCAGAAAAATCTTTAGTAGAAATTCGCTAATAATCGGGCGCCGCTTTAAACTGGTACATGTAATATTTGAACGTCATGATCCTGAGCGCAGTGCTAAAAATGGTTACCCGACATTTACCAAACATATTATTGAAGTTTCAACCTATAGAAGTAAAAAAGTTCATAATCATGCTGTAAGTGAGCACGGGCGGATTCTAGTTGATAATAACTATGGAACTATTAATGAAGATGCTTTTCGCCGCGATTTTACGATAAACGCACTATACTATGATCCAATTGCCGAAGTAGTTATTGACTATCATGATGGGATTAAGGATATTGAAAACAAAACATTACGCATAATAGGTAATCCTCACGAACGTTATCTGGAAGATCCAGTAAGGGTTTTACGAGCGATTAGATTGTCTGAAAAACTAAATCTAGCCATTGATGAAAATACCTATATAAATTTTCGTAATGTAAAGCACCTCCTTATCAATGAGCCCAAAGGACGACTATTTGAAGAAATGGTTAAAATCCTCATGTCTGGAAGTTCAGTTAAAATCATAGTTGAATTACATGAACTCGGTTTACCAAGACGTGTGTTTAATTTATTTGACAAGATTATGTTTCACGCAAGACCAGATGAATTTGCACTGGAAGTCATGCAAAGAACAGATAACCGAATAAATGATGGCGAAGATGTGTCCCTAATTTATATACTATCAGGACTTTTATGGCAAACAGTAAACCATTTCTGGGATCATGAGAAAGTCATTGGCGCCCATTTCCGTCAAGGACTTATTGATGCAATCGCTAAAACCAAAAATCTGATATTTAATAGCGGTATAACCCGAAATCTCTATACAGGAATGCGTGATATCTGGTTATTACAACTTGAATTTGAATATCCAGGGATTACACGAATTGATCATCTCCTAAAACATAATCGATTTAGACAAGCACTACATTTGTTTAACTTACGCAATGATTTCCATCAAATTAATAAAGAAACACATGATTGGTGGGATAAATACTTGCTTGCTGAGGAAAATGAATTACGTCTTGAATTATTGAAAAAACTACCCAAGAGTGAAGAGCAAAAAACCAATAAGAAAAAGAAACGCAAACGGCGCAAAAAAAGAAATACTAATGAGATAGAGAATTTTAATGAGTAATGAGACTATTCAGCGGGAAA belongs to Aquella oligotrophica and includes:
- a CDS encoding type I restriction endonuclease subunit R, producing the protein MTIFTETDLEQATLEWLEELGVNTANGSDLAPEGTYPERKSYSDIVLLDRLRATLVTLNPHLPADSIDDAIRQITTPVSPSLIVNNQAFHKLITDGIDVAIREDSGTIRYDKAALFDFNNPQNNDWLAVNQFTVIEGKNEKRPDIIIFVNGLPLVVIELKSSSNESVGISEAYNQLQTYKETIPSLFHYNCALIISDGINARIGALTASYERFMLWRTIDGIEVAPLSIPQLEVLLRGIFTKEIFLDLIKNFILFQSDGDNTYKILAGYHQFHAVNKALKSTISAASIGGDQRAGVIWHTQGSGKSLSMAFYAGKLIASRELKNPTIVVITDRNDLDDQLYATFVKSKDILRQSPEQASNRAELRCLLNRESGGVIFTTIHKFSPTEDNDTMPILTNRHNVIVIVDEAHRSQYGFSAEITNGKNPAAVKYGYAKYMRDSLPNASYIGFTGTPIELSDKNTQAVFGDYIDIYDMTRAVEDGTTVRIYYESRIAKLELPDKVKELLDEEYDEITEYQEQSQREQLKSKWSRLEAIVGAESRIKLVARDLVEHWEERQASQESIPGKAMIVAMSRRIAIALYNEIIRLRPDWHSDDLNKGAIKVVMTGSSADDPSWQKYIGTKQTRDTIANRMKNNDDELKIVIVRDMWLTGFDVPSMNTIYVDKPMSGHNLMQAIARVNRVFKDKQGGLVVDYIGIAENLKQALSNYTENDRNTAGIDTSVASDLLIEKLDLIHELLHGCDYNGFRSDKATVRMQSIVATVDYVISLRDERKKDYLKLVTELAKAFSLCATTDIAAKHNLEVGFHKAVKAGIIKMIPEADKKKTGAQLDAQINQLISKSLVSNEVVDILGAVGLDKQNIAILSDEFLEEVRRMPHKNLAVELLNKLLAGKVKNIARKNLIQSKRFSEKLESSIKKYQNRTIETTQVILELIELAKQINEGINKGSETGLTDDEIAFYDALADNQSASEVLGDDTLRQIAKELTRAIKNEMSVDWWIRESVQAKMRQVVRRLLAKYGYPPDKSRLAVEQVMQQARAMCEEL
- the feoB gene encoding ferrous iron transporter B yields the protein MSIAANTNSEINLENSKHLRIALVGKPNCGKTALFNALTGSRQKVANYSGVTVEKKHGYFKTPNNTLVTLVDLPGTYSLRSRSPDERVTRDVVFNQFKEENSIDLIMAVVDATNLSGSLRLVLELKQTGIPVVIALNMIDLAKLRGFEYDVEKLSSLLNCPVIPTCAIKKSGVTDLVAEVDRYNQLEVTANKWQEPDREMVREYHKEVHSIIKAIEKRKGMPSLWSARLDKLFLHPVLGLFILLAILFCMFQAVFSWATIPQGWLQDMFDSLQAYVAALNPNSFLVSLIANGIVAGVGSVIVFLPQILTISLFIILLEDTGYMARAAFLMDKLMGGVGLHGRAFIPLLSSFACAIPGIMATRTIENRKDRLVTILIAPLMTCSARLPVYTLLISAFIPVKTVWGFANLQGLVMFALFAAGIIFGLIMAFIFKTFFFKGDRQPLILELPSYKAPNLYNVILELIKPAKSFLRRAGTIILSVMIVIWFLSSFPLPPEHATGPAIDYSVAGIVGKFLEPLFRPIGFNWQIVVALIPGMAAREVAVSVLATIFALSGANDDAIRESLTVVLQHAWTLPTALSLITWYVFAPQCISTLAVAKRETNSWQWPTIMFIYQMMLAYLMSLVVFNLAQHFIH
- a CDS encoding FeoA family protein, with the protein product MDNKLISLAKLKVGMSGVVEKIDEALLPHNVELEAGELERRLLEIGIIEGVRIKVMHFGLIKKDPIALQLNDGEITVAIRRNEAEIILVNQLETK
- the dapE gene encoding succinyl-diaminopimelate desuccinylase, encoding MLLTDPVAILAELIKMPSVTPNQAGTIDYIEEIIQKIGGDIKRVDSNDTTNLLATIGTGKKILAFAGHVDVVPSGSHDKWLNGSPFELQRHNDELIGRGVVDMKGAIAAFLSALIEFNNKAAPEDYQIMLIITSDEEGPATDGTIKIVKKLQQEKVQLDYCIIGEPTSSKVFGDTIKVGRRGSLTGELTIFGKQGHIAYPDLCINPIHKSLAALNELVQIKWDEGNQHFPPTSLQFANLNAGLGVTNVIPGQLTTNFNFRYNTVHNSDSLIKQTESILNKYQLQYTINWKHSAKPFLTKVAGLVDIATEAIREVCKITPELKTDGGTSDGRFLIDVSNELIEIGLLNATAHQINETTTVSDLTQLTAVYNSILHKAFYG
- the pcnB gene encoding polynucleotide adenylyltransferase PcnB, producing the protein MAKKTVTASKLNIDRTMVDKDALTVIEKLQSNGFAAYIVGGGIRDLLLGKKPKDYDIVTDAEPEKIRKIFSRNSLIIGRRFKLVHVIFERHDPERSAKNGYPTFTKHIIEVSTYRSKKVHNHAVSEHGRILVDNNYGTINEDAFRRDFTINALYYDPIAEVVIDYHDGIKDIENKTLRIIGNPHERYLEDPVRVLRAIRLSEKLNLAIDENTYINFRNVKHLLINEPKGRLFEEMVKILMSGSSVKIIVELHELGLPRRVFNLFDKIMFHARPDEFALEVMQRTDNRINDGEDVSLIYILSGLLWQTVNHFWDHEKVIGAHFRQGLIDAIAKTKNLIFNSGITRNLYTGMRDIWLLQLEFEYPGITRIDHLLKHNRFRQALHLFNLRNDFHQINKETHDWWDKYLLAEENELRLELLKKLPKSEEQKTNKKKKRKRRKKRNTNEIENFNE